From Barrientosiimonas humi, a single genomic window includes:
- a CDS encoding CopD family protein yields the protein MIALVTLAEAEPGLQTVLLGTARVASYLGLVLLVGTSFFMTWLWPEGRTVRTFSRLLVAGAVLTVTASLAVPLLAHGLAWGSFGGREGACALARIGLVALAGAFGSDVVRSARSWRVPISLWQLALVQTYVLASNAVGGPWEIVKVVATTGHLVATAAWLGGLVTLASVLVPSTDLKPLHSVLPRFSLVAIASVATLFVSGTLHALAIAGGVRPLLRTDYGVALGLKVLVVVLMLLLGDRGRRYAEQVGRRKLAEIDDSAPPESVQAFAVAIGAELALGLGVLAATAALVHVAPT from the coding sequence GTGATCGCGCTGGTGACGCTCGCCGAGGCGGAGCCCGGCCTGCAGACCGTGCTGCTCGGGACGGCCCGGGTCGCGAGCTACCTCGGGCTCGTGCTGCTGGTGGGCACCAGCTTCTTCATGACGTGGCTGTGGCCGGAGGGCCGCACGGTGCGCACGTTCAGCCGGCTGCTCGTGGCCGGCGCCGTGCTCACCGTCACCGCCTCGCTGGCCGTGCCGCTGCTCGCGCACGGGCTGGCCTGGGGCAGCTTCGGCGGGCGCGAGGGCGCGTGCGCGCTGGCGCGGATCGGGCTGGTCGCGCTGGCCGGGGCGTTCGGCAGCGACGTGGTGCGCTCGGCCCGCTCCTGGCGCGTCCCGATCTCGCTGTGGCAGCTGGCGCTGGTGCAGACGTACGTCCTCGCGTCCAACGCGGTCGGCGGTCCCTGGGAGATCGTGAAGGTCGTGGCGACCACCGGCCACCTCGTCGCGACGGCGGCCTGGCTGGGCGGGCTGGTGACGCTGGCGTCGGTGCTGGTCCCGAGCACCGACCTGAAGCCGCTGCACTCGGTGCTGCCGCGCTTCTCCCTGGTCGCGATCGCGAGCGTCGCGACCCTGTTCGTCAGCGGCACCCTGCACGCGCTCGCGATCGCCGGCGGGGTGCGCCCGCTGCTGCGCACCGACTACGGCGTCGCGCTCGGCCTCAAGGTGCTCGTCGTCGTGCTCATGCTGCTGCTCGGCGACCGGGGCCGGCGCTACGCCGAGCAGGTGGGCCGGCGCAAGCTCGCCGAGATCGACGACAGCGCCCCGCCGGAGAGCGTGCAGGCGTTCGCGGTGGCGATCGGTGCCGAGCTCGCGCTCGGGCTCGGTGTGCTCGCGGCCACGGCGGCCCTGGTGCACGTCGCGCCGACCTAG
- a CDS encoding DUF2207 domain-containing protein, whose protein sequence is MNRGFLTAELLVPLALLTTAVLVLLQRFLTRPAPSVDTGVEVRPQPPEDVRPVDVGVLLTGRVQDRDVAAVVVDLLVRGALRVEDRADGPVLLAGDTQAPGLTVGEHVLALDVQQRPAGVPMADVETELATYVQRLGAEVVDRARVRGWFAPASPCPPWVWLPGQVLAAGVLFSGSFLLAVITGWGVVAGARRFGASPFRRTGRGEQAAAQLNAFRRFLETERRTNPGGTARHLPWLVALGLEDDWGSWTFGTSGLPDVQSVLSR, encoded by the coding sequence GTGAACCGAGGTTTCCTGACCGCCGAGCTGCTGGTGCCGCTCGCGCTGCTGACCACGGCGGTGCTGGTGCTGCTGCAGCGGTTCCTCACCCGCCCGGCGCCGTCGGTCGACACCGGCGTCGAGGTGCGGCCGCAGCCGCCGGAGGACGTGCGACCGGTCGACGTCGGGGTGCTGCTGACCGGCCGGGTGCAGGACCGTGACGTCGCCGCCGTCGTCGTGGACCTGCTGGTGCGCGGCGCGCTGCGGGTCGAGGACCGCGCCGACGGGCCGGTGCTGCTCGCGGGCGACACGCAGGCTCCGGGGCTGACGGTCGGCGAGCACGTGCTGGCGCTCGACGTGCAGCAGCGTCCTGCCGGCGTGCCGATGGCCGACGTCGAGACCGAGCTCGCGACGTACGTGCAGCGGCTCGGTGCCGAGGTGGTCGACCGGGCGCGGGTGCGGGGGTGGTTCGCGCCGGCGAGCCCGTGCCCGCCGTGGGTGTGGCTGCCCGGGCAGGTGCTCGCCGCCGGGGTGCTGTTCTCCGGGTCGTTCCTGCTCGCGGTGATCACCGGGTGGGGCGTCGTCGCCGGCGCCCGCCGGTTCGGGGCCAGCCCGTTCCGCCGGACGGGGCGGGGCGAGCAGGCGGCCGCGCAGCTGAACGCCTTCCGCCGCTTCCTCGAGACCGAGCGCCGGACCAACCCCGGCGGCACCGCGCGGCACCTGCCGTGGCTGGTCGCCCTCGGGCTCGAGGACGACTGGGGCTCCTGGACGTTCGGCACGAGCGGGCTGCCCGACGTGCAGAGCGTGCTGAGCCGCTGA
- a CDS encoding DUF4397 domain-containing protein translates to MRTLPRSSALAAAAVTLALGGSLAGTAQAAPAPAATAPATVYLVQGVAGSTMTLRVDGRVVSASAAAKSVVGPLRLTPGKHTVVADAPGTASDVTATIDVAAGSSTDAVVHRTADAGARPALTTYVNDLSPVPADSARLTVAHTAAVGPADIRVRDKVLFANVANGEELSLTVPAATYPVEIVPTATSGPSVLGPVDLPVKAGTLTRVFAIGVASAGTMDAVVHELPLRGTGGTPPRRVDAGSAGLSATVPTSAQSRRDGTGAAPLALGAGLLLLVGARRVRTGRSAAHS, encoded by the coding sequence ATGCGCACACTCCCCCGCTCGTCGGCGCTGGCCGCCGCGGCCGTCACGCTCGCCCTCGGCGGCTCGCTCGCCGGCACCGCGCAGGCCGCCCCTGCGCCGGCTGCCACCGCGCCGGCGACCGTCTACCTCGTCCAGGGCGTCGCGGGCAGCACGATGACCCTGCGCGTCGACGGCCGCGTCGTGAGCGCCTCGGCGGCCGCGAAGTCGGTGGTCGGCCCGCTGCGCCTCACCCCCGGCAAGCACACGGTCGTCGCCGACGCGCCCGGCACCGCCTCCGACGTCACCGCCACGATCGACGTCGCCGCCGGCTCCAGCACCGACGCCGTCGTGCACCGCACGGCCGACGCGGGTGCGCGGCCAGCGCTGACGACGTACGTCAACGACCTGTCCCCCGTGCCCGCGGACAGCGCGCGGCTCACCGTCGCCCACACCGCGGCCGTCGGGCCCGCCGACATCCGGGTGCGCGACAAGGTGCTGTTCGCCAACGTCGCCAACGGCGAGGAGCTGTCGCTGACCGTCCCGGCCGCGACCTATCCGGTCGAGATCGTGCCGACGGCCACCTCCGGCCCCTCGGTGCTCGGCCCGGTCGACCTGCCGGTCAAGGCGGGCACCCTGACGCGGGTGTTCGCCATCGGCGTCGCCTCGGCCGGCACCATGGACGCCGTCGTGCACGAGCTGCCGCTGCGCGGCACGGGCGGCACCCCGCCGCGCCGGGTCGACGCCGGCTCGGCCGGGCTCTCGGCCACCGTCCCGACCTCGGCCCAGAGCCGGCGCGACGGCACGGGAGCCGCACCGCTCGCGCTGGGCGCCGGGCTGCTGCTGCTCGTGGGCGCGCGACGCGTGCGCACCGGCCGCAGCGCCGCGCACAGCTGA
- a CDS encoding AMP-binding protein translates to MSTEPTAPAPTDAEQTPTGLVSTTPLTPLSYLERSGRVWADKLAVIDGEARWTYAELAADVQRMAKALGRAGVEPGDRVAFVLPNVSEMLMAHFAVPLAQGVLVAVNTRLAPPEVRHILEHSGARVVVAWPGTADLVESATEGLEGLTRVMLREPRAGWTSLDELADDDAPDLSWRVEDELAPISLNYTSGTTGRPKGVLYSHRGAHLNALSELLHSRHSPQSVYLWTLPMFHCNGWCTPWAITAIGGTHVCLPEVRGDAIWEAIRERGVTHLNAAPTVVTTMLNTPGAGGLERPVVITTAGAPPSPTTLGQMADMGFEVVHVYGLTETYGPYTVCEVQPGWAELEPGERARLLARQGVGMITAERARVVDAEMNDVPADGETLGEIVMRGDNVMLGYYRDEEATATAFAGGWFHSGDVAVMHPDGYVEIRDRAKDVVISGGENISTVEVEQALMSHPSVLEVAVVGVPDEKWGERPKAFVTTKGGAGVDEAELIEHVRGQIAHYKAPREVEVVEELPKTSTGKIQKFRLRDAEWAGRDSRVQG, encoded by the coding sequence GTGAGCACGGAACCGACCGCCCCCGCCCCCACGGACGCCGAGCAGACGCCCACGGGCCTGGTCTCGACGACGCCCCTGACGCCGCTGTCCTACCTCGAACGCTCCGGCCGGGTGTGGGCCGACAAGCTGGCGGTGATCGACGGGGAGGCGCGGTGGACGTACGCCGAGCTGGCCGCCGACGTGCAGCGGATGGCGAAGGCGCTGGGCCGGGCCGGGGTCGAGCCCGGCGACCGGGTCGCGTTCGTGCTGCCGAACGTGTCGGAGATGCTCATGGCGCACTTCGCGGTGCCGCTCGCCCAGGGCGTGCTCGTCGCGGTCAACACCCGCCTCGCGCCGCCCGAGGTGCGGCACATCCTCGAGCACTCCGGCGCGCGGGTCGTCGTGGCCTGGCCGGGCACGGCCGACCTCGTCGAGAGCGCGACCGAGGGCCTGGAGGGCCTGACCCGGGTGATGCTGCGCGAGCCGCGGGCAGGGTGGACGAGCCTGGACGAGCTGGCCGACGACGACGCGCCCGACCTGTCGTGGCGGGTCGAGGACGAGCTCGCCCCGATCTCGCTCAACTACACCTCCGGCACGACCGGCCGGCCCAAGGGCGTGCTCTACAGCCACCGCGGCGCCCACCTCAACGCGCTCAGCGAGCTGCTGCACTCGCGGCACTCGCCGCAGTCGGTCTATCTGTGGACGCTGCCGATGTTCCACTGCAACGGCTGGTGCACCCCGTGGGCGATCACCGCGATCGGGGGCACCCACGTGTGCCTGCCCGAGGTGCGCGGCGACGCGATCTGGGAGGCGATCCGCGAGCGCGGCGTCACCCACCTCAACGCGGCGCCCACCGTCGTCACCACGATGCTCAACACGCCCGGTGCGGGCGGGCTGGAGCGGCCGGTCGTCATCACCACCGCGGGCGCGCCGCCGAGCCCGACGACGCTCGGGCAGATGGCCGACATGGGCTTCGAGGTCGTGCACGTCTACGGCCTGACCGAGACCTACGGGCCGTACACCGTGTGCGAGGTGCAGCCCGGCTGGGCCGAGCTCGAGCCGGGCGAGCGGGCCCGGCTGCTGGCCCGCCAGGGCGTCGGCATGATCACCGCCGAGCGCGCCCGGGTGGTCGACGCCGAGATGAACGACGTGCCCGCCGACGGCGAGACGCTCGGCGAGATCGTCATGCGCGGCGACAACGTGATGCTCGGCTACTACCGCGACGAGGAGGCCACCGCCACGGCGTTCGCCGGCGGCTGGTTCCACTCCGGCGACGTGGCCGTGATGCACCCCGACGGCTACGTCGAGATCCGCGACCGAGCCAAGGACGTCGTGATCTCCGGCGGCGAGAACATCTCCACCGTCGAGGTCGAGCAGGCCCTGATGAGCCACCCGTCGGTGCTCGAGGTCGCGGTCGTCGGCGTGCCCGACGAGAAGTGGGGCGAGCGGCCCAAGGCGTTCGTCACCACCAAGGGCGGCGCGGGCGTCGACGAGGCCGAGCTCATCGAGCACGTGCGCGGCCAGATCGCGCACTACAAGGCGCCCCGCGAGGTCGAGGTCGTCGAGGAGCTGCCGAAGACCTCGACCGGCAAGATCCAGAAGTTCAGGCTGCGCGACGCCGAGTGGGCCGGCCGCGACAGCAGGGTGCAGGGCTGA
- a CDS encoding class F sortase yields MPRGRTPLALALGWSLAAVLAGCGGEPPPSRRTPSPAPASAVATLSPAVPSGALSLPEAAPASRAGSPRPSASGTGDPARAARTAASQRITFDPNEIRLAGDAAGTPVRPVATDAQGALRVPGTGQVGWWSGGARAGAAYGTVVLVGHVDTVEGGRELFARLLTARVGDRVTLSGNGSQQQFRISDVRDLPKTRLPGSAAFDQRVPARLLLITCSGRFDPVTRHYEQNRLVTAVPTGPATPATR; encoded by the coding sequence GTGCCGCGCGGCCGGACTCCCCTCGCCCTGGCGCTGGGCTGGTCGCTGGCCGCCGTCCTCGCCGGCTGCGGCGGCGAACCCCCGCCCTCCCGCCGTACGCCCTCGCCGGCCCCGGCGAGCGCCGTCGCCACGCTGAGCCCGGCCGTCCCGAGCGGCGCCCTGAGCCTGCCGGAGGCCGCACCGGCCTCCCGAGCGGGATCACCGCGGCCGAGCGCGAGCGGCACCGGGGATCCCGCCCGCGCCGCGCGCACCGCCGCTAGCCAACGAATCACGTTCGACCCCAACGAGATCCGGCTCGCCGGTGACGCCGCCGGCACGCCCGTGCGCCCGGTCGCGACCGACGCGCAGGGTGCGCTGCGCGTGCCCGGCACCGGCCAGGTCGGCTGGTGGTCGGGCGGTGCGCGGGCGGGCGCGGCGTACGGGACGGTCGTGCTGGTCGGCCACGTCGACACGGTCGAGGGCGGGCGCGAGCTGTTCGCGCGCCTGCTGACCGCGCGCGTCGGTGACCGAGTCACGTTGTCCGGCAACGGATCTCAGCAGCAGTTCCGCATCAGCGACGTGCGCGACCTCCCCAAGACCAGGCTGCCGGGCAGCGCGGCGTTCGACCAGCGGGTGCCCGCGCGGCTGCTGCTGATCACCTGCAGCGGCCGGTTCGACCCGGTGACCCGCCACTACGAGCAGAACCGGCTGGTCACCGCGGTGCCGACCGGCCCGGCCACCCCCGCCACGCGCTGA
- a CDS encoding DUF2207 domain-containing protein — MTRDVLATALVVVAVALSVVLVLVQRRRERGSERFVGVAPGVLLPGPQREQLDRERGPGADEDVRTAPVREHPPERTRPGDVGLLLSGSVRYRDLAATVVDLVVRGLLVVEPSGRSGRPVLRPGAPGPEADGTRSHTAPERALVQAVARRQAGVPVTQLRAELGPELQGLAKGVVQRAWWRKLYVRGSRAPWWVLLPGPVLALAAAWLNTWALLIAVVLALVLPRLGSTGPHRSAEGTALAVQTVGYRQFLAGDARGGDSDPVAAQTIPWLVTFGLEGESAAVRQAYGGVVAQICAALDDARPPAGGKPAEPTTAALDPAPMNVSLLAGAVSVAALTGLDRPVADVPNVDDAFGATGGTLADSLSGISTDAGASGGWGDGAGSGSDGGGSGGGDSGP, encoded by the coding sequence ATGACACGGGATGTGCTGGCGACGGCGCTGGTCGTCGTCGCGGTCGCGCTGAGCGTGGTGCTGGTGCTGGTCCAGCGTCGGCGGGAGCGCGGCTCCGAACGGTTCGTGGGAGTGGCGCCCGGGGTGCTGCTGCCCGGCCCGCAGCGCGAGCAGCTGGACCGCGAGCGTGGCCCGGGGGCCGACGAGGACGTGCGCACGGCGCCGGTGCGCGAGCACCCGCCGGAGCGCACCCGGCCGGGCGACGTCGGTCTGCTGCTGTCGGGGTCGGTGCGCTATCGCGACCTGGCCGCGACCGTGGTCGACCTGGTCGTCCGGGGTCTGCTCGTGGTCGAGCCGTCGGGTCGCTCCGGGCGCCCGGTGCTGCGCCCCGGCGCACCCGGTCCGGAGGCCGACGGCACCCGCTCGCACACCGCGCCCGAGCGCGCCCTCGTGCAGGCGGTGGCCCGACGGCAGGCCGGCGTGCCCGTCACGCAGCTGCGCGCCGAGCTCGGACCGGAGCTGCAGGGCCTCGCCAAGGGCGTCGTGCAGCGCGCCTGGTGGCGCAAGCTGTACGTCCGTGGCAGCCGTGCGCCGTGGTGGGTGCTGCTCCCCGGGCCGGTGCTCGCGCTGGCCGCGGCGTGGCTGAACACCTGGGCGCTGCTCATCGCGGTCGTCCTGGCGCTGGTGCTGCCGCGCCTTGGCTCCACCGGCCCGCACCGCTCGGCCGAGGGCACGGCGCTCGCGGTGCAGACGGTGGGTTATCGGCAGTTCCTTGCCGGAGACGCTCGCGGTGGCGACTCGGATCCCGTTGCGGCGCAGACGATCCCGTGGCTCGTCACGTTCGGGCTGGAGGGCGAGAGCGCTGCGGTGCGGCAGGCGTACGGCGGGGTGGTGGCGCAGATCTGCGCGGCGCTCGACGACGCCCGGCCGCCGGCCGGCGGCAAGCCGGCCGAGCCCACCACCGCGGCGCTGGACCCCGCGCCGATGAACGTGAGCCTGCTGGCCGGGGCGGTGTCGGTCGCGGCGCTCACCGGTCTCGACCGGCCCGTGGCCGACGTGCCGAACGTCGACGACGCGTTCGGGGCCACGGGCGGCACGCTCGCCGACTCGCTCAGCGGCATCTCGACCGACGCCGGGGCGTCCGGCGGGTGGGGCGACGGTGCTGGGAGCGGCAGCGACGGCGGAGGCAGCGGTGGGGGAGACTCCGGTCCGTGA
- a CDS encoding long-chain fatty acid--CoA ligase, whose amino-acid sequence MKSTMQSPPLLISDLLRYGTTVHAKSTVTTWTPDGGRTTTYGEIGQQAAQLAHALRKLGIDGDQRVATFMWNNAEHLVTYLAVPSMGAVLHALNIRLFPEQLIYTARHGGSEIAIVDNTLAEPFAKLVEHLPGIRHVIVNGEVSDEVREALGAPEHVEQVHDFADLIAGEPTEFEWPRDLDENDASSMCYTSGTTGNPKGVAYSHRSNYTHATGCALTLQLTPADQTLVVVPLFHANAWGFPYVAMVSGNSLVMPDRFLQPEPLAQMIEQLGVTSGSGVPTIWNGLLQHLDANGGDMSTCRMLMVGGSAAPPSLMKAFQERYDIEIIHGWGMTETSPVASLAFAPPQAEVGSEEYWRYRASQGRIIAGVEARLIGPDGEEQPRDGEAVGEVEVRGPWITASYYSNGSEPQGELDDMAAKFDDGWLRTGDVGAMTDDGYIILTDRSKDVIKSGGEWISSVDLENQIMSHPAIAEASVVGVPDDKWGERPLATVVVKEGEQVTMEELRDFLADKIAKWQIPERWAVIDEVPKTSVGKFDKKVLRQRYADGDLEVETAG is encoded by the coding sequence ATGAAGAGCACCATGCAGTCGCCGCCCCTCCTCATCTCGGACCTGCTGCGCTACGGCACGACGGTTCACGCCAAGAGCACGGTCACGACCTGGACGCCCGACGGCGGCCGGACGACGACGTACGGCGAGATCGGCCAGCAGGCCGCGCAGCTCGCCCACGCCCTGCGCAAGCTGGGCATCGACGGCGACCAGCGCGTCGCCACCTTCATGTGGAACAACGCCGAGCACCTGGTCACCTACCTCGCGGTGCCCTCGATGGGTGCGGTGCTGCACGCGCTGAACATCCGCCTCTTCCCCGAGCAGCTGATCTACACCGCCCGGCACGGCGGCAGCGAGATCGCCATCGTCGACAACACCCTGGCCGAGCCGTTCGCCAAGCTCGTCGAGCACCTGCCGGGCATCCGGCACGTCATCGTCAACGGCGAGGTGTCCGACGAGGTGCGCGAGGCGCTGGGTGCGCCCGAGCACGTCGAGCAGGTGCACGACTTCGCCGACCTCATCGCCGGCGAGCCGACCGAGTTCGAGTGGCCGCGCGACCTGGACGAGAACGACGCCTCGTCCATGTGCTACACCTCCGGCACGACCGGCAACCCCAAGGGTGTCGCCTACTCCCACCGCAGCAACTACACCCACGCCACCGGGTGCGCGCTCACCCTGCAGCTGACCCCGGCCGACCAGACGCTGGTCGTCGTGCCGCTGTTCCACGCCAACGCCTGGGGCTTCCCCTACGTCGCGATGGTGTCGGGCAACTCGCTGGTCATGCCCGACCGGTTCCTGCAGCCCGAGCCGCTCGCCCAGATGATCGAGCAGCTCGGCGTCACCAGCGGCTCGGGCGTGCCGACGATCTGGAACGGCCTGCTGCAGCACCTCGACGCCAACGGCGGCGACATGTCCACCTGCCGGATGCTGATGGTCGGCGGCTCGGCCGCGCCGCCGTCGCTGATGAAGGCGTTCCAGGAGCGCTACGACATCGAGATCATCCACGGCTGGGGCATGACCGAGACCTCCCCGGTCGCGAGCCTGGCCTTCGCGCCGCCGCAGGCCGAGGTCGGGTCCGAGGAGTACTGGCGATACCGCGCCTCGCAGGGCCGGATCATCGCCGGCGTCGAGGCCCGGCTCATCGGCCCCGACGGCGAGGAGCAGCCGCGCGACGGCGAGGCCGTCGGCGAGGTCGAGGTGCGCGGCCCGTGGATCACCGCGAGCTACTACTCCAACGGCTCCGAGCCGCAGGGCGAGCTGGACGACATGGCCGCCAAGTTCGACGACGGCTGGCTGCGCACCGGTGACGTCGGCGCGATGACCGACGACGGCTACATCATCCTGACCGACCGCTCCAAGGACGTCATCAAGTCCGGCGGCGAGTGGATCAGCTCGGTCGACCTGGAGAACCAGATCATGTCCCACCCCGCCATCGCCGAGGCCTCGGTCGTCGGGGTGCCCGACGACAAGTGGGGCGAGCGGCCGCTCGCGACCGTGGTCGTCAAGGAGGGCGAGCAGGTCACGATGGAGGAGCTGCGTGACTTCCTCGCCGACAAGATCGCCAAGTGGCAGATCCCCGAGCGGTGGGCGGTCATCGACGAGGTCCCCAAGACCAGCGTGGGCAAGTTCGACAAGAAGGTGCTGCGGCAGCGCTACGCCGACGGCGACCTGGAGGTCGAGACCGCCGGCTGA